From Schizosaccharomyces pombe strain 972h- genome assembly, chromosome: II, the proteins below share one genomic window:
- the zfs1 gene encoding zinc finger protein (zf-CCCH tandem zinc finger protein, human Tristetraprolin homolog Zfs1, involved in mRNA catabolism): protein MVYSPMSRPQVPLAFRQWPPYNYKSDPLVNSKLSQSTTSVNAGPSLISPSFLDSYANSSSLLHKPSTNLGSLKTSSLLASDEVFPSSVMPQLRPLDSSLSVSPEMDGWPWHHNSSSNPQGYAWTPSLLSSNATSYLHSGSSPHGNTSNHPSPISSLESLPSRSSTGSGSLDFSGLANLHDDSKSLAMSLNMAGVPVSVDENSQTSFPFVHGQPESTMSRKPKLCVQSKSMTNIRNSVAKPSLVRQSHSAGVIPIKPTASNASIRNAPSNLSKQFSPSGNSPLTEASKPFVPQPSAAGDFRQAKGSASHPHGSGSSNGVAPNGKRALYKTEPCKNWQISGTCRYGSKCQFAHGNQELKEPPRHPKYKSERCRSFMMYGYCPYGLRCCFLHDESNAQKSATIKQSP from the coding sequence AAGAGTGATCCCCTTGTCAACTCAAAACTATCTCAGTCTACTACGTCTGTTAATGCAGGACCCAGTTTAATAAGTCCATCATTCCTTGACTCCTACGCCAACTCCTCATCTTTACTTCACAAGCCATCTACAAATTTGGGCAGTTTAAAGACATCTAGTCTTCTCGCCTCTGATGAAGTTTTCCCTTCTTCAGTCATGCCCCAGCTTCGTCCATTGGATTCAAGTTTATCTGTTTCTCCTGAAATGGACGGTTGGCCATGGCATCAcaattcttcttctaacCCACAGGGATACGCATGGACACCTTCATTACTTTCTTCCAACGCTACTAGCTATTTACATTCTGGTAGTTCTCCTCATGGAAACACAAGCAATCATCCTTCACCTATATCATCCTTGGAGAGTCTTCCTTCTCGTAGTAGCACTGGTAGTGGTAGTCTTGATTTTTCCGGCCTTGCCAATCTCCACGATGATTCCAAATCACTGGCCATGTCTTTGAACATGGCTGGCGTCCCTGTATCCGTCGATGAGAACTCTCAAACTTCGTTTCCTTTTGTTCATGGTCAACCGGAATCTACCATGTCTAGAAAACCTAAGCTGTGCGTTCAATCGAAATCAATGACAAACATCCGCAACTCTGTTGCTAAACCGTCGTTAGTTAGACAATCGCATTCAGCGGGGGTTATTCCCATCAAGCCTACAGCATCGAATGCCTCAATTCGCAATGCTCCTTCCAATTTATCAAAGCAATTTTCACCTTCGGGTAATAGTCCTCTTACTGAGGCTTCCAAACCTTTCGTTCCTCAACCATCAGCTGCAGGAGATTTTCGCCAAGCTAAGGGTTCAGCTAGCCATCCTCATGGTTCTGGCAGTAGTAATGGGGTAGCTCCCAACGGCAAGCGCGCATTATATAAGACCGAGCCTTGCAAGAATTGGCAAATTAGTGGAACTTGCCGTTATGGCTCTAAATGTCAATTTGCGCATGGCAACCAGGAACTGAAAGAACCTCCTCGTCACCCAAAATACAAAAGCGAGCGTTGCCGATCTTTCATGATGTATGGTTATTGTCCTTACGGATTGCGATGCTGCTTTTTGCATGATGAATCCAATGCTCAAAAAAGTGCAACTATTAAGCAATCTCCTTGA